From the genome of Rathayibacter sp. VKM Ac-2759, one region includes:
- a CDS encoding ABC transporter permease, with product MATTAPARPRRRLVDRLPVVHQLRQSVGLQRGMLVAGLVITGAFLLVALFAPLLAPYGYSQLRSDDGAFGAQQPPSAEHLLGTTVGGYDVLSRVLWGAQTAFLVIVVAVVLSIFAGVFLGLVSGYLGGWLDRVLVVICDAIYAFPTLLLAIVMSIVISGGQSNLWAGIFAAAISITVVYIPQYFRVIRAETVRIKGDAFVESAKVIGASTPRIMFRHVLRNATRTLPLIFTLNSSEAILTLAGLGFLGFGIEPTSAAEWGYDLNKALSDVTSGIWWTSVFPGLAIVLVVVGITLVGESLNDLADPRLRGRRAVAASAGDIAATSVVPGGVLVADGLETPGHDPSAGTEQTR from the coding sequence ATGGCCACCACCGCACCGGCACGCCCGCGCCGTCGCCTCGTCGACCGGCTCCCGGTCGTCCACCAGCTCCGGCAGAGCGTCGGCCTCCAGCGCGGGATGCTCGTCGCCGGCCTCGTGATCACCGGAGCGTTCCTGCTGGTCGCGCTCTTCGCTCCGCTGCTCGCGCCCTACGGCTACTCGCAGCTGCGCTCCGACGACGGAGCGTTCGGCGCCCAGCAGCCGCCGAGCGCCGAGCACCTCCTCGGCACCACCGTCGGCGGCTACGACGTGCTCTCGCGGGTGCTCTGGGGAGCGCAGACCGCGTTCCTCGTCATCGTCGTGGCCGTCGTGCTCTCGATCTTCGCGGGCGTGTTCCTCGGCCTCGTCTCCGGCTACCTCGGCGGCTGGCTCGACCGCGTCCTCGTCGTGATCTGCGACGCGATCTACGCGTTCCCGACGCTGCTGCTCGCGATCGTCATGTCGATCGTGATCTCGGGAGGCCAGTCGAACCTGTGGGCGGGCATCTTCGCCGCGGCGATCTCGATCACCGTGGTCTACATCCCGCAGTACTTCCGCGTGATCCGGGCCGAGACGGTGCGCATCAAGGGCGACGCGTTCGTCGAGTCGGCGAAGGTCATCGGAGCCTCGACGCCGCGGATCATGTTCCGTCACGTCCTGCGGAACGCCACCCGCACCCTCCCGCTGATCTTCACCCTCAACTCGTCCGAGGCGATCCTCACCCTGGCGGGCCTGGGCTTCCTCGGCTTCGGCATCGAGCCGACGTCGGCGGCCGAGTGGGGCTACGACCTCAACAAGGCGCTGTCCGACGTCACGAGCGGGATCTGGTGGACCTCGGTGTTCCCCGGCCTCGCGATCGTCCTCGTCGTGGTCGGCATCACCCTCGTCGGCGAGAGCCTGAACGACCTCGCCGACCCGCGCCTGCGCGGCCGGCGCGCGGTGGCCGCGAGTGCCGGCGACATCGCCGCGACCTCGGTCGTCCCGGGCGGCGTGCTCGTCGCCGACGGCCTCGAGACGCCGGGGCACGATCCCAGCGCCGGAACGGAGCAGACCCGATGA
- a CDS encoding ABC transporter permease — MTTATAAPPAPTRRSRGSGGGLGRYLLVRFLLIIPTVFILVTLVFLLMRTTGDPITAALGGRLTAEQLAERVAAAGYDRPLIVQYVEYLGQLLTGDFGTTLSDNRPVTEVLLTYGAATVELAFYALIVAFVVGIPLGMLAAYHRDRTPDAVLRIFAILCYATPVFFAGLLLKLVFSVWLKWFPVAGRATTGTELSLQFLENKTGIYLIDAIQTGDPAAVADVLSHAVLPAIALGLLTAGIFLRLVRTNVIGTLGTDYVDAARSRGVSEFRLVRTHAYRPALIPIITVIGLQIALLLGGAVLTETTFEWKGLGFQLAEYLQARDFVAVQGIVALLAVIVALTNFIVDVIAALIDPRVRY; from the coding sequence GTGACGACAGCCACGGCGGCACCGCCTGCGCCCACCCGGCGCTCGCGGGGCTCGGGAGGCGGACTCGGGCGCTACCTGCTCGTCCGGTTCCTGCTCATCATCCCGACCGTCTTCATCCTCGTGACGCTGGTGTTCCTGCTCATGCGCACGACGGGCGACCCGATCACGGCGGCCCTCGGCGGGCGCCTCACGGCCGAACAGCTCGCCGAGCGCGTCGCCGCCGCCGGCTACGACCGGCCGCTGATCGTGCAGTACGTCGAGTACCTCGGCCAGCTGCTCACCGGCGACTTCGGCACCACGCTGAGCGACAACCGGCCCGTCACCGAGGTGCTGCTCACCTACGGCGCCGCGACGGTCGAGCTCGCGTTCTACGCCCTCATCGTGGCGTTCGTGGTCGGCATCCCGCTCGGGATGCTCGCCGCGTACCACCGCGACCGCACGCCCGACGCGGTCCTGCGCATCTTCGCGATCCTCTGCTACGCGACTCCCGTCTTCTTCGCGGGCCTGCTGCTGAAGCTCGTCTTCTCGGTCTGGCTCAAGTGGTTCCCGGTGGCGGGTCGCGCGACCACCGGCACCGAGCTCTCGCTGCAGTTCCTCGAGAACAAGACCGGGATCTACCTGATCGACGCGATCCAGACCGGCGATCCTGCTGCGGTCGCCGACGTGCTCTCGCACGCGGTGCTGCCCGCGATCGCGCTGGGCCTGCTGACCGCCGGCATCTTCCTCCGCCTGGTGCGCACGAACGTGATCGGCACCCTCGGCACCGACTACGTCGACGCGGCCCGCTCGCGCGGTGTCAGCGAGTTCCGCCTCGTGCGCACCCACGCGTACCGGCCGGCGCTGATCCCGATCATCACGGTCATCGGCCTCCAGATCGCCCTGCTCCTGGGCGGCGCGGTCCTGACCGAGACCACCTTCGAGTGGAAGGGCCTCGGCTTCCAGCTCGCCGAGTACCTCCAGGCACGCGACTTCGTGGCCGTCCAGGGCATCGTCGCCCTGCTCGCGGTGATCGTGGCGCTGACCAACTTCATCGTCGACGTCATCGCGGCGCTCATCGACCCGCGAGTGAGGTACTGA
- a CDS encoding ABC transporter substrate-binding protein: MTSASTRATRALTATAGFAAVALVLAGCSAGGDDSSGDSAAGGTLTIGTTDKITTLDPAGSYDNGSFAVMNQVFPFLMNTPYGTPDVEPDIAESAEFSAPTEYTVKLKEGLKWANGNDLTSSDVKFSFDRQLAIADANGPSSLLANLDSVAAPDDTTVVFTLKSENDQTFPQILSSPAGPIVDEDVFSADSLTADADIVSGDAFAGQYTITNYDVNNLIQYKAYEGYEGVLGAARTGTINVKYYADSSNLKLDIQEGNIDVAFRSLSATDVEDLRGNDSVKVVDGPGGEIRYIVFNFDTQPFGATTPEADATKSLAVRQAVADLIDRDEIADQVYKGTYTPLYSYVPAGLTGATESLKGLYGDGEGGPDAEKAKATLDAAGVTGPVTLNLQYSNDHYGPSSGDEYALIKDQLESSGLFTVNLQTTEWVQYSKDRSSDVYPAYQLGWFPDYSDADNYLSPFFIEDNFLANHFDDAEVQGLIAEQVSTTDPEARTALIEEIQDKVAAQLSTVPYLQGSQVAVVGSTVSGTEDTLDASFKFRYGALSKS, translated from the coding sequence ATGACATCCGCATCCACCCGGGCTACTCGCGCACTCACCGCGACCGCAGGCTTCGCCGCGGTCGCACTGGTGCTGGCGGGCTGCTCCGCCGGCGGTGACGACTCGTCCGGCGACAGCGCCGCCGGCGGCACGCTCACCATCGGCACGACCGACAAGATCACCACCCTCGACCCGGCCGGCTCCTACGACAACGGCTCGTTCGCGGTGATGAACCAGGTCTTCCCGTTCCTGATGAACACGCCGTACGGCACGCCCGACGTCGAGCCGGACATCGCCGAGTCGGCCGAGTTCTCGGCTCCGACCGAGTACACGGTGAAGCTCAAGGAGGGACTGAAGTGGGCCAACGGCAACGACCTCACCTCCTCCGACGTCAAGTTCTCGTTCGACCGCCAGCTGGCGATCGCCGACGCGAACGGCCCGTCCTCGCTGCTCGCCAACCTCGACAGCGTCGCGGCCCCCGATGACACCACCGTCGTCTTCACGCTGAAGTCCGAGAACGACCAGACCTTCCCGCAGATCCTGTCGAGCCCCGCCGGCCCGATCGTCGACGAGGACGTCTTCTCGGCCGACTCGCTCACCGCCGACGCCGACATCGTCTCGGGCGACGCCTTCGCGGGTCAGTACACGATCACGAACTACGACGTGAACAACCTGATCCAGTACAAGGCGTACGAGGGCTACGAGGGCGTGCTCGGCGCCGCCCGCACCGGCACCATCAACGTCAAGTACTACGCCGACTCGTCGAACCTCAAGCTCGACATCCAGGAGGGCAACATCGACGTGGCGTTCCGGAGCCTCTCCGCGACCGACGTCGAGGACCTCCGCGGCAACGACTCCGTCAAGGTGGTCGACGGCCCCGGCGGCGAGATCCGCTACATCGTCTTCAACTTCGACACCCAGCCGTTCGGCGCCACGACCCCGGAGGCGGACGCCACCAAGTCGCTCGCCGTGCGCCAGGCGGTGGCCGACCTGATCGACCGCGACGAGATCGCCGACCAGGTCTACAAGGGCACCTACACCCCGCTCTACTCCTACGTCCCCGCAGGGCTCACCGGAGCGACCGAGTCGCTCAAGGGCCTCTACGGCGACGGAGAGGGCGGCCCCGACGCCGAGAAGGCGAAGGCGACCCTCGATGCCGCCGGCGTGACCGGTCCGGTCACCCTCAACCTGCAGTACTCGAACGACCACTACGGTCCGTCCTCGGGCGACGAGTACGCGCTGATCAAGGACCAGCTCGAGTCGTCGGGCCTGTTCACGGTCAACCTGCAGACCACCGAGTGGGTGCAGTACTCGAAGGACCGCTCGAGCGACGTCTACCCGGCGTACCAGCTCGGCTGGTTCCCCGACTACTCCGACGCCGACAACTACCTGTCGCCGTTCTTCATCGAGGACAACTTCCTCGCGAACCACTTCGACGACGCCGAGGTGCAGGGTCTGATCGCCGAGCAGGTCTCGACGACCGATCCGGAGGCGCGCACCGCGCTGATCGAGGAGATCCAGGACAAGGTCGCGGCTCAGCTGTCGACCGTGCCCTACCTCCAGGGCTCGCAGGTCGCCGTCGTCGGCAGCACGGTGAGCGGCACCGAGGACACCCTCGACGCCTCGTTCAAGTTCCGCTACGGAGCGCTCAGCAAGAGCTGA
- the dnaG gene encoding DNA primase: protein MPRIRQQDVEEVKARVNIGDVIGEYVTLKSAGVGSLKGLCPFHDERSPSFHVRPQAGFYHCFGCQESGDVYSFVMKMDHGSFSETVERLAARIGYQIQYEEGGGQAPETGGRARLLAANDAAEEYFREQLTTPGADVGRRFLGERGFDRAAADRFGVGFAPDGWDGLTTALKRRGFTEPELTAAGLVSSSNRGGVYDRFRGRLVWPIRDVTGQTVGFGARRLLEEDKGPKYLNTPETPVYHKSQVLYGLDLAKRDISRGHQVVVVEGYTDVMACHLAGVTTAVATCGTSFGVDHIKVLRRVLGDDSSVGEVVFTFDPDAAGQKAAMRAFQEEHRFAAQTFVAVAPEGLDPCDLRLNRGDDAVRRLIDDKKPMFEFVIRQLLARYDLETVEGRIAALRAAAPVVADIRDPALRPGYSRELARMLGLDMSEVNSAVRSAGSRAPARQTDQGETPAQEAPAGARITDLPLDVVTRIEREALMAMLQLPQMMGEELLTRAAHAAVTNETLRVVRDAVVANLERAQDRDWVEHVAADVPGPFASLVRQLAVAPIPAADEAGLARYSRDVAISLIERDLLREIAELRGALQRASADPVMARAVQVRLVELEREKRALRNE from the coding sequence ATGCCTCGGATCCGACAACAAGATGTCGAAGAGGTCAAAGCCCGGGTCAACATCGGCGACGTCATCGGCGAGTACGTCACCCTCAAGTCGGCCGGCGTCGGATCGCTGAAGGGCCTCTGCCCGTTCCACGACGAGCGCAGCCCGAGCTTCCACGTGCGCCCGCAGGCCGGTTTCTACCACTGCTTCGGCTGCCAGGAGTCGGGCGACGTCTACAGCTTCGTCATGAAGATGGATCACGGCTCCTTCAGCGAGACCGTCGAGCGCCTCGCCGCCCGCATCGGCTACCAGATCCAGTACGAGGAGGGCGGCGGGCAGGCTCCCGAGACCGGTGGCCGCGCGCGCCTCCTCGCCGCCAACGACGCGGCGGAGGAGTACTTCCGCGAGCAGCTGACGACTCCGGGAGCCGATGTCGGCCGCCGGTTCCTCGGCGAGCGCGGGTTCGATCGCGCGGCGGCCGACCGGTTCGGCGTCGGCTTCGCCCCCGACGGCTGGGACGGCCTGACCACCGCCCTGAAGCGCCGGGGCTTCACCGAGCCCGAGCTGACCGCCGCGGGCCTCGTCAGCAGCAGCAACCGCGGAGGCGTCTACGACCGGTTCCGCGGCCGGCTGGTCTGGCCGATCCGCGACGTCACCGGGCAGACCGTCGGCTTCGGCGCACGGCGGCTCCTCGAGGAGGACAAGGGCCCGAAGTACCTGAACACCCCCGAGACGCCCGTCTACCACAAGTCGCAGGTGCTCTACGGGCTCGATCTCGCCAAGCGCGACATCTCGCGCGGGCACCAGGTCGTCGTCGTCGAGGGCTACACGGATGTGATGGCCTGCCATCTGGCGGGCGTCACGACCGCGGTCGCCACCTGCGGCACCTCCTTCGGCGTCGACCACATCAAGGTGCTCCGCCGAGTGCTCGGCGACGACAGCAGCGTCGGCGAGGTCGTCTTCACCTTCGACCCCGATGCGGCCGGCCAGAAGGCGGCGATGCGCGCGTTCCAGGAGGAGCACCGCTTCGCCGCGCAGACCTTCGTCGCGGTCGCGCCCGAGGGCCTCGACCCCTGCGACCTGCGCCTGAACCGGGGCGACGACGCCGTCCGCAGACTGATCGACGACAAGAAGCCGATGTTCGAGTTCGTCATCCGGCAGCTCCTCGCGCGCTACGACCTCGAGACGGTCGAGGGGCGGATCGCTGCCCTGCGCGCCGCCGCGCCGGTCGTCGCCGACATCCGCGACCCGGCGCTCCGGCCCGGCTACTCCCGCGAGCTCGCCCGCATGCTCGGCCTCGACATGTCCGAGGTCAACTCCGCAGTGCGCTCGGCCGGCTCCCGCGCTCCCGCCCGGCAGACCGACCAGGGGGAGACCCCCGCGCAGGAGGCGCCCGCCGGCGCCCGCATCACCGACCTCCCGCTCGACGTCGTCACCCGCATCGAGCGCGAGGCCCTGATGGCGATGCTGCAGCTGCCGCAGATGATGGGGGAGGAGCTCCTGACCCGGGCAGCGCACGCCGCCGTCACCAACGAGACGCTCCGGGTCGTCCGCGACGCCGTGGTGGCGAATCTCGAGCGCGCGCAGGACCGCGACTGGGTGGAGCACGTCGCGGCCGACGTCCCCGGCCCGTTCGCGTCCCTCGTCCGGCAGCTCGCGGTCGCGCCCATCCCGGCGGCCGACGAGGCGGGGCTCGCGCGCTACTCCCGCGATGTCGCGATCTCGCTGATCGAGCGCGACCTGCTGCGCGAGATCGCCGAGCTCCGCGGAGCGCTGCAGCGCGCCTCCGCCGACCCCGTGATGGCGCGCGCCGTGCAGGTCCGACTCGTCGAGCTCGAGCGCGAGAAGCGCGCTCTGCGCAACGAGTGA
- a CDS encoding deoxyguanosinetriphosphate triphosphohydrolase, producing the protein MDDRALWGYSLVDTERFLPEDHSTRRSDFARDRARLFHSSSLRRLAAKTQVLSPTAGVDFARNRLTHSLEVAQIGRELATSLDLDPDVVDTACLAHDIGHPPFGHNGERALNAWAAGIGGFEGNAQTFRLLTRLEPKVFGDDERPYGLNLTRASLDASCKYPWPDTRSVADPSGRAKFGFYDDDEPAFAWMREGAPEGVRCIEAEVMDLSDDIAYSVHDFEDAVFSGYIDVEALGSRADHDDLVESMHSWVGGEIAHDELVAAFDRLDSLDVWVDSWDASRRDQARLKNLTSQLIGRFAGAATEATRDAYAHPDLVRFGGHVVVPREQQAEIAVLKGIVATFVMSRNTRQPIYAQQREVLTRLADTLLDRGPDALEPGFAEDWRAAPTDDARRRVVVDQVANLTDQSALAAFERLCS; encoded by the coding sequence GTGGATGACCGCGCGCTCTGGGGGTACTCGCTCGTCGACACCGAGCGCTTCCTGCCGGAGGACCACTCCACCCGCCGCTCCGACTTCGCCCGCGACCGCGCGCGGCTGTTCCACTCCAGCTCGCTCAGGCGACTCGCCGCCAAGACGCAGGTCCTGAGCCCGACCGCCGGAGTCGACTTCGCGCGCAACCGGCTCACCCACTCGCTCGAGGTGGCGCAGATCGGCCGCGAGCTCGCGACGAGCCTCGACCTCGACCCCGACGTCGTCGACACGGCCTGCCTCGCCCACGACATCGGGCACCCGCCGTTCGGGCACAACGGCGAGCGCGCGCTCAACGCGTGGGCGGCGGGCATCGGAGGTTTCGAGGGCAACGCCCAGACCTTCCGGCTGCTCACCCGCCTCGAGCCGAAGGTCTTCGGCGACGATGAGCGCCCCTACGGCCTGAACCTCACGCGGGCGAGCCTCGACGCGAGCTGCAAGTATCCCTGGCCGGACACCCGCTCGGTGGCCGACCCCTCGGGTCGCGCCAAGTTCGGCTTCTACGACGACGACGAGCCCGCCTTCGCCTGGATGCGCGAGGGCGCCCCCGAGGGCGTGCGCTGCATCGAGGCCGAGGTCATGGACCTCTCGGACGACATCGCCTACTCGGTGCACGACTTCGAGGACGCGGTCTTCTCGGGCTACATCGACGTCGAGGCCCTCGGCTCGCGCGCCGACCACGACGACCTCGTCGAGTCGATGCACTCGTGGGTGGGGGGCGAGATCGCGCACGACGAGCTGGTCGCCGCCTTCGACCGCCTCGACTCGCTCGACGTGTGGGTCGACTCCTGGGACGCCTCGCGCCGCGACCAGGCCCGTCTCAAGAACCTCACGAGCCAGCTCATCGGCCGCTTCGCCGGCGCGGCGACCGAGGCGACCCGCGACGCGTACGCGCACCCCGACCTCGTCCGCTTCGGCGGCCACGTCGTCGTGCCCCGCGAGCAGCAGGCCGAGATCGCCGTGCTGAAGGGCATCGTCGCGACCTTCGTGATGTCGCGCAACACCCGCCAGCCGATCTACGCCCAGCAGCGCGAGGTCCTCACCCGCCTCGCCGACACCCTCCTCGACCGCGGCCCGGACGCCCTCGAACCCGGCTTCGCCGAGGACTGGCGCGCCGCGCCCACCGACGACGCGCGCCGCCGCGTCGTCGTCGACCAGGTCGCGAACCTCACCGACCAGAGCGCGCTGGCCGCGTTCGAGCGGCTGTGCTCCTGA
- the dusB gene encoding tRNA dihydrouridine synthase DusB translates to MSSTLLAAPPAPALRIGPLELDAPVVLAPMAGITNTAFRRLCREFGDGPVAGGTPTAGETPGAGETPGVGGMLFVSEMITSRALVERTPESMRLIRHHPSESVRSIQLYGVDPRTVSEAVTMLVAEDRADHIDLNFGCPVAKVTRKGGGAALPWKLPLFRAIVEGAVKAAGDIPLTIKMRKGIDADHLTYLEAARAAEGAGVASIALHARTASEFYSGHADWSAIATLKEAITSVPVLGNGDIWSAEDALRMISETGCDGVVVGRGCLGRPWLFGDLAAAFAGSDERFRPTLGQVAVAFRRHAELIVEFFESEERGCRDIRKHVAWYFKGYPVGGDLRARMASVVTLAELDELLATLDPDVPYPGVDAEGQRGRAGSPKVPSLPDRWLESRELNAAQRDAVSAAEIHHSGG, encoded by the coding sequence ATGTCCTCCACACTTCTGGCCGCCCCACCCGCGCCCGCGCTGCGCATCGGCCCCCTCGAACTCGACGCGCCGGTCGTCCTCGCGCCCATGGCCGGGATCACCAACACGGCGTTCCGCCGCCTCTGCCGCGAGTTCGGCGACGGTCCCGTCGCCGGGGGGACGCCGACCGCCGGCGAGACGCCCGGTGCCGGCGAGACGCCCGGTGTCGGCGGGATGCTGTTCGTCAGCGAGATGATCACCTCGCGCGCTCTGGTCGAGCGCACTCCCGAGTCGATGCGCCTCATCCGCCACCACCCGAGCGAGTCGGTGCGGTCGATCCAGCTCTACGGAGTCGACCCGCGCACGGTCTCCGAGGCCGTCACGATGCTCGTCGCCGAGGACCGCGCCGACCACATCGACCTCAACTTCGGCTGCCCGGTCGCCAAGGTCACCCGCAAGGGCGGAGGAGCCGCGCTGCCCTGGAAGCTCCCGCTCTTCCGCGCGATCGTCGAGGGCGCCGTGAAGGCCGCCGGCGACATCCCGCTCACGATCAAGATGCGCAAGGGCATCGACGCCGACCACCTCACCTACCTCGAGGCCGCCCGTGCCGCCGAGGGCGCGGGGGTCGCGTCGATCGCGTTGCACGCGCGGACCGCCTCCGAGTTCTACAGCGGCCACGCCGACTGGTCGGCGATCGCGACCTTGAAAGAGGCGATCACGAGCGTGCCCGTGCTCGGCAACGGCGACATCTGGTCGGCCGAGGACGCCCTGCGGATGATCTCCGAGACCGGCTGCGACGGCGTCGTGGTCGGGCGGGGCTGCCTCGGTCGCCCGTGGCTGTTCGGCGATCTCGCCGCCGCCTTCGCCGGATCCGACGAGCGGTTCCGGCCGACGCTCGGCCAGGTCGCCGTGGCCTTCCGCCGCCACGCCGAGCTGATCGTCGAGTTCTTCGAGAGCGAGGAGCGCGGCTGCCGCGACATCCGCAAGCACGTCGCCTGGTACTTCAAGGGGTACCCGGTCGGCGGCGACCTGCGGGCCAGGATGGCGTCCGTGGTGACCCTCGCCGAGCTCGACGAGCTGCTCGCGACGCTCGACCCCGACGTGCCGTACCCCGGTGTCGACGCAGAGGGTCAGCGCGGTCGCGCGGGCTCGCCGAAGGTGCCGTCGCTGCCCGACCGCTGGCTCGAGTCGCGCGAGCTGAACGCCGCGCAGCGCGACGCCGTGTCGGCCGCCGAGATCCACCACAGCGGTGGATGA
- a CDS encoding YbaK/EbsC family protein translates to MVEREPVEGGAERFGADARARGLEVEIVERPEAHSLAEAAELLGIEPGEIVKSLVVKRHDGEYLFALIPGGRQISWPLLRAVVGVNKLRLPDEQAALEATGYRRGTITPIGSTTAWPVVADERIVGRRIAMGAGEGGRSAFVDADALIAAYGATVADISVEEPPR, encoded by the coding sequence ATGGTCGAGAGAGAGCCTGTGGAGGGCGGAGCCGAGAGGTTCGGAGCGGATGCGCGGGCGCGCGGACTCGAGGTCGAGATCGTGGAGCGGCCCGAGGCGCACAGCCTCGCCGAGGCGGCGGAGCTGCTGGGCATCGAGCCCGGCGAGATCGTGAAGTCGCTCGTCGTGAAGCGCCACGACGGCGAGTACCTCTTCGCTCTGATCCCGGGCGGCCGGCAGATCTCGTGGCCGCTGCTGCGCGCCGTGGTCGGAGTCAACAAGCTGCGGCTGCCCGACGAGCAGGCGGCCCTCGAGGCCACCGGCTACCGGCGGGGCACCATCACGCCGATCGGATCGACGACGGCCTGGCCGGTCGTCGCCGACGAGCGGATCGTGGGCCGGCGCATCGCGATGGGTGCCGGCGAGGGAGGTCGCAGCGCGTTCGTCGACGCCGACGCGCTGATCGCCGCCTACGGGGCGACGGTCGCCGACATCAGCGTGGAGGAGCCTCCGCGCTGA
- a CDS encoding DsbA family oxidoreductase has translation MSDAQTPITVDIWSDIACPWCYIGKRKFERGLEAFRLAHPEAPDVAIEYRSFELSPDTPEDYRGGEAAFLAEHKGIPEAQAQQMLDSVTAIAAGVGLDYHFETVRHVKTVTAHQVLHHAKSAGLQLELKERLLRAYFVEGRDLADPAVLASLAAEVGLDSDEVLRVLEEQRHLADVQSDIAQAREYGINGVPFFVLDGRFGVSGAQEPAAFTEVLEHVLSQRAVVA, from the coding sequence GTGAGTGACGCGCAGACCCCCATCACCGTCGACATCTGGTCGGACATCGCCTGCCCCTGGTGCTACATCGGCAAGCGGAAGTTCGAGCGCGGGCTCGAGGCCTTCCGCCTCGCCCACCCCGAGGCCCCCGACGTCGCGATCGAGTACCGCAGCTTCGAGCTCTCGCCCGACACTCCCGAGGACTACCGCGGCGGCGAGGCGGCCTTCCTCGCCGAGCACAAGGGCATCCCCGAGGCGCAGGCGCAGCAGATGCTCGACTCGGTCACCGCGATCGCGGCGGGCGTCGGGCTCGACTACCACTTCGAGACGGTGCGGCACGTCAAGACCGTCACCGCCCACCAGGTGCTGCACCACGCGAAGTCGGCCGGGCTGCAGCTCGAGCTGAAGGAGCGCCTCCTGCGCGCCTACTTCGTCGAGGGCCGCGACCTCGCCGACCCCGCCGTGCTCGCGTCGCTCGCCGCCGAGGTCGGACTCGACTCCGACGAGGTGCTGCGGGTGCTCGAGGAGCAGCGGCACCTCGCCGATGTGCAGTCCGACATCGCCCAGGCGCGCGAGTACGGGATCAACGGCGTGCCGTTCTTCGTGCTCGACGGGCGCTTCGGGGTCTCGGGGGCGCAGGAGCCGGCCGCGTTCACCGAGGTGCTCGAGCACGTCCTCTCGCAGCGGGCGGTCGTGGCGTGA
- a CDS encoding aminotransferase class V-fold PLP-dependent enzyme: MSTAPLPSSALRERFAGARGYHNACTLGLPPRESVDALRADLDSWSAGDNTAAGYGDVAERARAAFAGIVGTPVSQVAIGSQTSAMAAVLAASLPDGAAVLCVDGDFSSIVFPFLAQAHRGVRVRSVPLEALADSVEAGDSLVVFSAVQSSSGALADLDAIVEAAARHGVRTACDLTQAAGVLPVDATRFDATLTHAYKWLCSPRGVAFLTVSPSYAAELIPVQAGWYSGEDVWSSCYGPAMHLAESARRFDVSPAWQAFVGAEASLELFRSLDPTAVWEHASGLGDALCARLDREPQHRAIVSWPDADGADLARLTASGIRVSGRGGRLRVAFHVWNDESDVDELVRVLGR, encoded by the coding sequence ATGAGCACCGCACCCCTGCCGTCGTCCGCCCTGCGCGAGCGGTTCGCCGGTGCCCGCGGCTACCACAACGCCTGCACCCTCGGCCTGCCTCCGCGCGAGAGCGTCGACGCGCTGCGCGCCGACCTCGACAGCTGGTCGGCGGGCGACAACACGGCCGCGGGCTACGGCGACGTCGCGGAGCGGGCGCGGGCGGCCTTCGCCGGCATCGTCGGGACGCCCGTCTCGCAGGTGGCGATCGGCTCCCAGACCTCGGCGATGGCCGCGGTGCTCGCGGCGTCCCTCCCCGACGGCGCCGCGGTGCTCTGCGTCGACGGCGACTTCTCGTCGATCGTCTTCCCGTTCCTGGCGCAGGCGCACCGCGGTGTCCGGGTCCGCAGCGTGCCGCTCGAGGCGCTGGCCGACTCCGTCGAGGCCGGTGACTCCCTGGTCGTCTTCTCGGCCGTGCAGTCCTCCAGCGGGGCCCTCGCCGATCTCGACGCGATCGTCGAGGCGGCGGCGCGCCACGGGGTCCGGACCGCCTGCGACCTCACCCAGGCCGCCGGTGTCCTCCCCGTCGACGCGACGCGCTTCGACGCCACGCTCACGCACGCCTACAAGTGGCTCTGCTCGCCCCGCGGAGTCGCGTTCCTCACGGTCTCACCCTCGTACGCCGCCGAGCTGATCCCCGTGCAGGCCGGCTGGTACTCGGGCGAGGACGTCTGGTCGTCCTGCTACGGACCGGCCATGCACCTCGCCGAGAGCGCCCGCCGGTTCGACGTCTCACCCGCCTGGCAGGCGTTCGTCGGCGCGGAGGCGTCGCTCGAGCTGTTCCGCTCGCTCGACCCGACCGCGGTGTGGGAGCACGCCTCCGGGCTCGGCGACGCGCTCTGCGCGCGCCTCGACCGCGAGCCGCAGCACCGGGCGATCGTGTCGTGGCCCGACGCCGACGGCGCCGACCTCGCGCGACTGACGGCGTCCGGCATCCGGGTCTCGGGTCGCGGCGGCCGCCTCCGCGTCGCCTTCCACGTCTGGAACGACGAGTCCGACGTCGACGAGCTCGTCCGGGTCCTCGGCCGCTGA